GTCCTTCCACCTGCTTGGAAAACTGCCGCTGCAGCTGAGTCGTCTTAGTAAACTGATCGTCCGGCAGGTGGAATAGGGTGGCTAGCTCCACGCTGTTGAGTACCATCTTAGCTCGCTCTGGCGGGAAGAAACGGAAGATAAAATCGGTCACAAACTTCTCGATACTCTTCGCCGGCTCGAACTTGAAGCCGTTTAGTCCCGGCGCATCGAAGAGGGAGAAGGCCGAGATGACGTTATGAGTGATCGACTGGGCTCGCGTAGCCGTGCCAGAAGAGGCGATCACTCGAATTAAAACTTCATAGCCGGAAGACTTGGTCTTCTCCTCGATCGCATCTAGCATCGACTGCTCTAAGCTAGTTAGCTGTTTAGGAGGCTTCGGACCGCTGTCCTTGTCCCCGCTCTCTGGCGCCTTAAAGGGAGCTTGCAATAGCGACTTAGCTGAAATGCCGGACGAGCCCTTATCGTCTCGCTTCTGCTTCACGATGTGCTCGGACGACTTTGTCCAACCTTCCCGCGCCGGCCGCACCAGTATCTGCAGACTAGCTCCATCCCCCTGCTCCAAACTGGTGAGAGACTTAATCACGGCCTGCATAGCATCCCGTTTCAACTGATTAACCGTAGCGATCGGATAGGAATAAGCCTGTTTTAGCTTAATCTCACCGCCGTAGGTACCTGTAATCTTACCGGTAGCCGAAAAGATATTATGGTCTTCGACCTCTTCCAGCTGAGCGCCCGGATAGGCCGTCAGTATAGCCTGTTTAATCACCGCTACTAGAGCGACCGGAACCGCCGTATAGAGACGTATAACCCCGTCGATAGCTACGATCTCAAACGCTAAGTGGCGTTGGCCGAAGAACTTACTCTTGAACCCCTTCGTCGCCGTACTGGCGATCAAGTTAAACAACACCTCGGCCTGAGATATGCGCTCCTGGATAACGTCACGCACATCGCGACCACCAACCTCTACATCTTCACTGGAGGGCGGCAAATTAATTAAGATCGGCACCATTTTAATACCGCGTTCTACCCCCTTAGCAAAGCGGAGGCCCTTACGGTAGACGATAAAGCCGGCCCCAGCCAGAGCAAGAATGATAATCAGAACGGTTGAGAAAATGATCAGCGCGTCCATCACCCTAGCTACCTCCGATTATCGCGTTGCTTTAATATCACGGCCGTAACGCTTCTTGTGGTACTCGATCTGGAGCTGCTCAAACGCTTGCTCCTGCGCCCTAGGATCGTCTTTCGTCTCCTTGATAATCTGTTTCGCCTTTTCGACCCAAGCCTTCTCTATCACGTCAACATCGTCGGCCGCTGTGGCCGGAGTACTGGCCGGCGGTACAGGAGTCGGTTGAGTCGGTGTCGGCAGTGGCGCTGGCTGAGCGGTCGGCAGCACTATCTGAGCGTCCGTCACGTCTCGCTCCACCGCCTCTTCAGCCTGACGTTCGGCCCCATTCGGCAACTGTTCGTCAGCTGTATTGAGCTTTTCGGCTTCTAGCTGAGGAAATATCTGCTCTGATGAAGGTGGAAGCGACTCTGGGGAGTTCGGTGGTTGATTCATACTGGCCTTAGTATAGCTTGTCGAGTGAGGACTGGACAAGGTCGCCACCTCTCACCCTGACAGCTAGCCAAATCTGGTCAGCTGAAAGATCGGTGAGATAGATGATAACTTTAGAGTTCAAGTTCGGCGTCAAGGTCCTGTTTCACCACTGTAGCAATCTGCTGCAACCGCTGCTGGATATCCTGCTCATTCAAAGTCTTGGCGTGAGCCTGCAGCTCTAGATGAACCGTAATCACTCGACCAGACTCCCGTTGAAACTCGTCCTGATAGGTGACGACCACGTCCTCTACCTGAGATAGGCTAACAGCCAACTGCTGCCAAGTGACTTTATCTGGCACCATGACGGCTATATCCCGGTAACTGCTTTGATACCGTGGTAACGGCTCAAACCGCGCCGACTGCCATAGCTCTAGCAGTCGCACCACGTCGAGCTCGACCACTGCTACCGCATTGCGTAATTTCTGATTCTGCATAATTTTTGAATGCAGTTCGCCGTAACAGCCGATCGCTACCCCGTCCACCTCAAGTGTCACTTGGCGAGCTGGGTGCAAGCTTGGATTGTCATGGCTGGTAACGAACTGAGGGGTGATCTGCAGTAAGCGCATAATCTGGTCGATATCACTCTTTACCCGCAGACGAGCCTCATCCTGCTGCCAGGCTAGGGCTAGCATCGTGTGCTCCAGTGGCAGCATCTCATCTGAGCGCGGCGTATAGGTACGGGCGATTTCAAATACGCCAAAGTTATCCTTATATGTAGTATTATCTACTACGGCTTTCAACAAGGTAGGTAGTAAACTCTGCCGCAAATAGGCCTGCTCCTGACTACGAGGATTTTTCAACTTCAGGTGGTTTTGGCCGGTAATCTTGTAGTTGGCTAGGTCGACCTCGCTGATGAACGGATAGGTCGTCACCTCAAATAGACCCCGACCCCGCAAGAGCTGACGCAACTCATTTAGTCGACTCCAGTAGTGATCGACTAAACCCTTCTCCTTTGGTCTCCAGGCAGGCAAAGTGGCCTCGAGATTATCCAGTCCGTATAGCTTAATCACCTCTTCAGCGATGTCGGCCTCGTCACGCAAATCAGGTCGCCACCAAGGAGCTGTCACTTGCACATACTGCTCTAGGTCACCTACATAACGGCGAGCTCCCAAAAACTGGCTATCCTGGCTCATCTGTTCTAGTGATAACTCTACTACCTGTTGTTCCTCGACCGGTAGCTCTTCCCACTCATCAGCTTGATTACGCACATTGTTACGGGCATCAATGATCTTACCTTCACCGATATAGAGCGCTACATGTGAAACTCCCTCGCGTTCGACCTCATCTAGTTGAACCCAGGGGCCACCCCGGAAGACGAGATCACCAGGACGCAAATCAGCCAGCTCCACCGCGGTACCACTCGTATACTGAGCATGAGCTGTATGGCCGATCTTAATCCCAATCAACGAGTAGATATAGTCCACTAGATACGAGCAGTCGAAAGCTTTAACCCCATCGGTCTTAAAGCTGGCACCCAACTTATACGGTTTAGCGAGGTGCTTACGAGCTTCTAGGGCAATATCGAACGGCTCGGCATCGATCTGGAGATGACGCAGGTAGTCGGACACCTCCTCACGCTCTAACTTCACTCCCAATAGCTGTTGCAGGCGAGGAGACCGGACACCTATATGCTGGACCCAGGGCCAGATGTTCAATTCATTCTGGTATGCTGTCAGCTCGGCTCCAGCATACTCCTGCAGTAGATGTACCGCGTAACGTAGCGCGGGACGAACGGCCTGTACCGGTAAACCACGCTCAAACCGAGCACTTGCCTCAGTTCTTAGGCCGTGGCGCTTAGCCGACTTACGTACTAGTACATCCGAGAAAGTAGCGGCCTCGACTAGTATCTCCTGCGTATTATCACCGATTTCAGCCGTCTCACCCCCCATAATTCCAGCTAGTGCGACTGGGTGCTTACCACTGGCTACCACTATATCCTCGCTAGCTAAGGCTCGCTTTACTCCATCCAGAGTCGTTAGTACTTCGCCGTTGGTAGCAAAACGTAGCGTCAGCGGACCCTTCACTTGAGCCGCATCGAAAGCATGCAGAGGTTGGCCGGTCTCAAGCATCACATAATTTGTAACATCGACTACGACATTAATGGGGCGGACCCCCGCTAGGCGCAGCCGGCGTTGCATCCAGGGTGGTGAAGCAGCGACTTTTTGCGGAAGCTTAAGCTTAAGTAAGCCATAGCAGGACACTTCCTCTTTAGCTTGATTAGTAAATAAATTAGTAACCCGCTGACCGGCAGGTGGCGCCTGGACTATCTGCTCGATTAAATCTGTAGCCGGAGTGTGAGCGGCCACCTCCCGAGCTAAGCCGACATAACTCTGGAGGTCCCAGCGATTAGCGGCCGTCTTAATATCGACTACGCTCTGCTCAGCATTAAAAACTTCACGCAAAGGCAGGTCGGCCGCTACCTCAGTACCGAGATCAAGCAGACCCTCATGACTACCGCCTAGCCCCAGCTCCAACTCACTACATAGCATACCGTAGGAATCGTGACCGCGGATCTTGGCTTGAGTAATCTCAGTTCCGTCAGGCAGCACAGCCCCTAATTGAGCGAAAACCACTCGCTGCCCTACGTAAAGGTTTGGAGCGCCACATACTACCTGATACTTCTTACTACCCGATTTGACGGTCGCTACCTGCAACCGATCGGCGTTGGGATGTGGTTTGACCTCTACTACGGTGGCGGTAACGATACGAGAATCAAACTCTGGTGGCTGGATCACCTCCTCTACTTCTATACCGGCCCGCTCCAGTGCCGCCACCATCTCCGCTACTCCTAACGGCTCACTAAGGTGTTGATTTAGCCATTCACTCACTATCTTCACCATGATTAGAACTGCTCCAGGAATTTAAGGTTAGGGCGCCACAGGTCTCGTAGGTCTGGTAGCTGGTACTTTATAGCCGCGATCCGTTCCAGACCGAAACCGAAGGCAAACCCCGTATATATCTCCGGATCGATACCCACATTGCGGAAGACTTGGGCGTGCACCATCCCAGCCCCGCCCAGCTCCACCCAGCCAGTACCTTTGCAGACTCGGCAGCCAGCTTGACTAGCTTCATTACAGTTCTGACAACTAGCGTCCATCTCAACGGAAGGTTCAGTGTAAGGAAAATAATTCGGACGCAGTCGCAACTCAGTGTCCTCACCGAAGATACCTTTTAGCATATACTCGAGAGTGCCCTTGAGGTCGCCCATACTAATGCCCCTATCGACTACTAAACCTTCCAGCTGGCGGAAACTCCAGATGTGGGTAGCGTCCTCATCCTCGTTGCGGTAGACCTTGCCTGGGGCGATGATACGAATCGGCGGCTTATGGGTCTCCATGTGGCGAATCTGCACACTAGAGGTATGGGTTCGCGGAATCGATCCATTCTCTAAATAAAAAGTATCCTGCATATCGCGGGCTGGATGATGGGGACCGATGTTAAGCGCCTCGAAGCAGTACCAGTCGGTTTCGATCTCTGGACCCGTTACCGCCTGGAAGCCAAGCTGCCAGAACAGCTCCACCATCTCATGCTGCAGACTCTCCACCGGGTGCAGGCGACCGATAGCAGGCCCTACACCGGGCCGAGTCATATCGATAAACTCACTACTCTCACTCTCCAGCTGTTTAGCCTGCAGATCATCCAGTCGCTTATCTAAGGCAATTTGTAAATCCATCTTAAGTTTATTTAGCTGCTGACCAGCTCGCGCCCGTTCCTGCTCCGGTAGCTCACTAATACCACGCAACTCCGTGGTCACTACCCCTTTACGACCCAAATACTCGACCCGTAGGTCCTCGACCTCAGCTGCGGTCTCGGCTGACTTCAACTTTTTATTTAATTCTTTAAGAATATCGCCGGTATGACTCATCGTTGGACTCGCTGCATATAAAAATCGATTAACACCCCTAAAACTGTTAAGAGAATGATATCTCTAATACTCAGCTGGCGCAAACTACTGAGCGCCAGTAATGCCACCACCCAGAGACTAGCGAGAAAACTTCGGCGGAGCGCCAGCAGGAAACCGGCCCGACTTCGTTCGTAGCGCCACCGCAGTAAACCAAGCATCAGCAAGCCCGTGAATGCCACCAGCAAGGCGCTGAACCAAGCCGTTAACCCGAAAGGACCGAGTGAATCCGGGTTGGTCAAAAACAGACTCATTAGCAGACCACCGAAGAGGAGGGCGGTCACGATCCGCACTAGAGCTATCGCCTTATTCAACATAACTTTCAGTATACCAGTCTCGACCCTAGGCGACGACTAAAACTTAGCACCGCGGCAATAAAATAAAATTCCCGGCACTAAGCCGGGATATAGGTTATAAAAATGAATAGACGAGACGACAAAACCGCCCAAAAACAAAAGTATGTAGCGCTTGTCGCCCCGCCATAATCGGTCGGCCGCTCTCCTATCTTGCGATAAGTGCAGGCCAGACTTCTCGCCCTCCAGCAAGCGAATGCTTTATGGGCGTTGACTCATCGCTATAGTACCCGAAGGTAAGTGAGCGAGGTTGACGTTCGCCC
Above is a genomic segment from Candidatus Saccharimonadales bacterium containing:
- the pheT gene encoding phenylalanine--tRNA ligase subunit beta, whose product is MVKIVSEWLNQHLSEPLGVAEMVAALERAGIEVEEVIQPPEFDSRIVTATVVEVKPHPNADRLQVATVKSGSKKYQVVCGAPNLYVGQRVVFAQLGAVLPDGTEITQAKIRGHDSYGMLCSELELGLGGSHEGLLDLGTEVAADLPLREVFNAEQSVVDIKTAANRWDLQSYVGLAREVAAHTPATDLIEQIVQAPPAGQRVTNLFTNQAKEEVSCYGLLKLKLPQKVAASPPWMQRRLRLAGVRPINVVVDVTNYVMLETGQPLHAFDAAQVKGPLTLRFATNGEVLTTLDGVKRALASEDIVVASGKHPVALAGIMGGETAEIGDNTQEILVEAATFSDVLVRKSAKRHGLRTEASARFERGLPVQAVRPALRYAVHLLQEYAGAELTAYQNELNIWPWVQHIGVRSPRLQQLLGVKLEREEVSDYLRHLQIDAEPFDIALEARKHLAKPYKLGASFKTDGVKAFDCSYLVDYIYSLIGIKIGHTAHAQYTSGTAVELADLRPGDLVFRGGPWVQLDEVEREGVSHVALYIGEGKIIDARNNVRNQADEWEELPVEEQQVVELSLEQMSQDSQFLGARRYVGDLEQYVQVTAPWWRPDLRDEADIAEEVIKLYGLDNLEATLPAWRPKEKGLVDHYWSRLNELRQLLRGRGLFEVTTYPFISEVDLANYKITGQNHLKLKNPRSQEQAYLRQSLLPTLLKAVVDNTTYKDNFGVFEIARTYTPRSDEMLPLEHTMLALAWQQDEARLRVKSDIDQIMRLLQITPQFVTSHDNPSLHPARQVTLEVDGVAIGCYGELHSKIMQNQKLRNAVAVVELDVVRLLELWQSARFEPLPRYQSSYRDIAVMVPDKVTWQQLAVSLSQVEDVVVTYQDEFQRESGRVITVHLELQAHAKTLNEQDIQQRLQQIATVVKQDLDAELEL
- the pheS gene encoding phenylalanine--tRNA ligase subunit alpha — its product is MSHTGDILKELNKKLKSAETAAEVEDLRVEYLGRKGVVTTELRGISELPEQERARAGQQLNKLKMDLQIALDKRLDDLQAKQLESESSEFIDMTRPGVGPAIGRLHPVESLQHEMVELFWQLGFQAVTGPEIETDWYCFEALNIGPHHPARDMQDTFYLENGSIPRTHTSSVQIRHMETHKPPIRIIAPGKVYRNEDEDATHIWSFRQLEGLVVDRGISMGDLKGTLEYMLKGIFGEDTELRLRPNYFPYTEPSVEMDASCQNCNEASQAGCRVCKGTGWVELGGAGMVHAQVFRNVGIDPEIYTGFAFGFGLERIAAIKYQLPDLRDLWRPNLKFLEQF